The following coding sequences are from one Lysinibacillus sp. FSL W8-0992 window:
- a CDS encoding conserved virulence factor C family protein yields the protein MKIITIEPTPSPNSMKIIVDTELPFGKSFNFTKDNKDEATGEAAAILAIEGVKGVYHVADFFAVERNAKYAWESILSSIRQVLGEDVTEASDIQIANEFYGEVYVHVQFYKQVPLQVKVFDNQREYRVSCGERFVDAFNKIIETDVDENYIFQRKWIDYGVRYGELEEIAEAVKQEIDVTYSAQRLADIVATINDTEKVYQKPAKLKITVEQFQQPEWEKRFQLLDQMADPELDDLPLLDLALQDEQMSIRRLATVYLGMIEDVAVVPYLEKALHDKSAAVRRTAGDCMSDLGLVEFEEAMQQALQDKNKLVRWRAAMYLYEVGTEQSLQALKAAEEDKEFEVKLQVKMAIARIEQGEEAKGSVWKQMTESRQQ from the coding sequence ATGAAAATTATTACAATTGAGCCGACACCAAGTCCCAATTCTATGAAGATTATCGTCGATACGGAGTTACCGTTTGGCAAAAGCTTTAACTTTACTAAGGACAATAAAGACGAAGCTACTGGTGAAGCGGCAGCTATTTTAGCCATTGAGGGGGTTAAAGGTGTTTATCATGTAGCAGATTTCTTTGCAGTTGAGCGTAATGCAAAATACGCATGGGAAAGTATTTTATCGAGCATTCGACAAGTTTTAGGTGAGGATGTAACGGAAGCTAGTGATATACAAATTGCTAATGAATTTTACGGTGAAGTTTATGTCCATGTACAGTTTTACAAACAGGTGCCATTGCAAGTAAAGGTATTCGATAATCAACGCGAATACCGTGTAAGCTGTGGTGAACGCTTTGTCGATGCCTTCAATAAAATTATTGAAACAGATGTTGATGAAAACTATATCTTCCAACGTAAATGGATTGATTACGGTGTTCGTTATGGCGAGCTTGAGGAAATTGCTGAAGCGGTCAAACAGGAAATTGATGTAACTTATTCTGCACAACGTTTAGCTGACATTGTGGCAACGATTAATGATACAGAAAAGGTTTACCAAAAGCCTGCTAAACTAAAAATAACGGTGGAGCAGTTCCAACAGCCAGAATGGGAAAAACGGTTCCAATTACTTGACCAAATGGCGGATCCAGAGCTAGATGACCTGCCACTTTTAGATTTAGCGCTGCAAGATGAACAAATGTCTATTCGTCGCCTGGCAACAGTTTACTTAGGTATGATAGAAGATGTTGCAGTTGTACCGTATTTGGAAAAAGCATTACACGATAAAAGTGCAGCCGTGCGCCGTACTGCGGGAGACTGTATGAGTGACCTAGGCTTGGTGGAATTTGAAGAGGCGATGCAACAAGCATTGCAAGATAAAAATAAGCTTGTTCGTTGGCGCGCAGCGATGTATTTGTATGAAGTAGGGACAGAGCAATCATTACAAGCGTTAAAGGCAGCTGAAGAAGATAAAGAGTTTGAAGTGAAGCTTCAAGTAAAAATGGCCATCGCTCGTATTGAACAAGGTGAGGAAGCAAAAGGCTCTGTATGGAAGCAAATGACAGAATCACGTCAGCAATAG
- a CDS encoding S-methyl thiohydantoin desulfurase domain-containing protein, which translates to MVKVLTYEDGLAAVYGGAILGGGGGGLLGEGLKLVEEIFAAGNPQLIDLKALNHEDLVACVAMVGAPSAEEQYVSNEQLCWSYQQMNAYMDHRLKGIITNENGAITTINGWLQSVLLNVPVVDAPCNGRAHPTAIMGSLNLHEQQDYQSVQFYAGGKDDYTIQGLAEGNLQNTAKTVRHASILAGGMVAVTRNPVTIGYLKEHGAPNAISAAIELGYSFLNGRTMDEKLDNIIQLLNGEHIVSGAVKDFSLIKENGFDVGSLTVEDVELTFWNEYMTLSKAGTIQSRFPDLIMTFDIEGMVPVPSASIKEGMHIAVIQVDQSHLNLSSTMKNAKLLQEIDTVIGKGL; encoded by the coding sequence ATGGTAAAGGTGTTAACGTATGAGGATGGTTTAGCTGCTGTTTATGGAGGGGCGATCCTAGGAGGCGGCGGTGGCGGCCTCCTAGGGGAAGGCTTAAAGTTAGTGGAGGAAATTTTCGCTGCTGGAAACCCTCAACTTATCGATCTAAAGGCACTAAACCATGAAGATTTAGTAGCCTGTGTAGCGATGGTTGGAGCACCTTCAGCGGAAGAACAATATGTATCCAATGAACAGCTATGTTGGAGCTATCAACAGATGAATGCGTATATGGATCATCGATTAAAAGGAATTATTACGAATGAAAATGGTGCCATAACGACAATCAATGGTTGGTTACAATCGGTATTATTGAACGTACCAGTTGTTGATGCCCCTTGTAATGGACGGGCTCACCCGACTGCCATAATGGGTTCCTTAAACCTACATGAGCAACAAGATTATCAATCTGTTCAATTTTATGCAGGTGGAAAAGATGATTACACTATTCAAGGCTTAGCTGAAGGTAATTTACAAAACACAGCAAAAACAGTTCGTCATGCTTCTATTCTAGCTGGAGGAATGGTAGCGGTGACACGTAATCCTGTAACAATAGGCTATTTGAAGGAACATGGAGCACCAAATGCAATATCTGCCGCTATTGAGCTCGGATATAGCTTCCTAAATGGACGAACAATGGATGAAAAATTAGATAATATTATTCAACTGTTAAATGGCGAGCATATCGTATCTGGAGCAGTAAAGGATTTTTCTTTGATAAAGGAGAATGGCTTTGATGTCGGTAGCTTAACTGTGGAGGATGTTGAATTAACTTTCTGGAATGAATATATGACATTATCAAAGGCAGGGACCATTCAATCGAGATTTCCAGACTTAATAATGACATTTGATATTGAAGGGATGGTACCTGTTCCAAGTGCTAGCATTAAAGAAGGCATGCATATAGCTGTTATTCAAGTTGATCAAAGCCATTTAAATTTAAGCTCAACGATGAAAAATGCCAAGCTATTACAGGAAATTGATACGGTTATTGGTAAGGGTTTGTAA
- a CDS encoding S8 family serine peptidase, giving the protein MKIAILDSGINSQLDILKGKVTKSYNAIDDAIFTKDEFGHGTMIASIIASNPNPHTIIGVNPNVELFDVQVLNNKGTGKIEHIVKGIKWSIEKNVDIINLSFGFSKDDPRLRKVINLALSKNIIIVASAGNTLGLSTDFPAKYDGVYSISAIDKDLNRYKLAAKGKIDYVTPGVNVPVINHMGERIIESGTSFATAYATGIMSLGLADTNIEITTKDLHNKDIFGEGLLQIQ; this is encoded by the coding sequence GTGAAAATAGCAATACTCGATAGTGGTATAAATAGTCAGCTTGATATATTAAAAGGAAAAGTAACAAAGTCATATAACGCTATTGATGATGCTATTTTTACCAAAGATGAATTTGGACATGGAACAATGATTGCAAGTATCATTGCATCCAATCCTAATCCGCATACAATTATAGGGGTTAATCCCAATGTGGAACTATTTGATGTTCAAGTGTTGAATAACAAAGGAACAGGGAAAATTGAACATATCGTCAAAGGAATAAAATGGTCTATTGAAAAAAACGTAGATATTATCAACTTAAGTTTTGGTTTTTCAAAAGATGATCCGCGATTAAGAAAAGTAATTAATTTAGCTTTATCTAAAAATATCATTATTGTAGCATCAGCAGGTAATACACTAGGTTTATCTACTGATTTTCCTGCAAAATATGATGGTGTATATTCAATATCTGCAATTGATAAAGACTTAAATAGATATAAATTAGCCGCAAAAGGAAAGATTGACTATGTTACACCAGGAGTGAATGTTCCTGTTATTAATCATATGGGTGAAAGAATTATAGAGAGTGGAACCTCATTTGCAACTGCCTATGCAACGGGTATCATGTCACTTGGCTTAGCAGACACAAATATTGAAATTACAACTAAAGACTTGCACAATAAGGATATTTTTGGGGAGGGTTTATTACAAATTCAATAA
- a CDS encoding HD domain-containing protein: MNELKNKVRSIYEQFDASHDFQHIERVYQNALAILHTEPKADADVVKMAVLLHDVSDKKYTDSKEQEDQLINELKISEAKKQHIRDCIAQVSFNGGNELEATSIEAKIVRDADRLDAIGAIGIARTFAYGGAKGRKLYDDTEEARTTMSEEDYRSKNTSSVTHFYEKLLLLKDLMTTDKGKQMANERHRFMVCFLEQLQNERDGKA, translated from the coding sequence ATGAATGAGTTAAAGAATAAGGTACGTAGCATATATGAGCAATTTGATGCGAGTCATGACTTTCAACATATTGAGCGCGTTTATCAAAATGCGTTAGCGATTTTACATACAGAGCCTAAAGCAGATGCAGACGTTGTGAAAATGGCGGTGCTTTTGCACGATGTAAGTGATAAAAAGTATACAGATAGTAAAGAGCAAGAAGACCAGTTGATTAATGAATTGAAAATAAGTGAAGCTAAAAAGCAACATATTCGTGATTGTATCGCACAAGTGTCATTTAATGGAGGAAATGAGTTAGAGGCAACTTCTATTGAAGCGAAAATTGTACGTGATGCTGATCGTTTAGATGCAATTGGAGCGATTGGAATTGCGCGGACATTTGCTTATGGTGGTGCCAAAGGTCGGAAATTATATGATGACACAGAGGAAGCAAGAACAACAATGTCTGAGGAAGATTATCGTAGTAAAAATACGTCGTCCGTTACCCATTTTTACGAAAAGCTATTATTATTAAAAGATTTAATGACGACTGATAAAGGCAAGCAAATGGCTAATGAACGCCATCGATTTATGGTATGCTTTTTAGAGCAATTACAAAATGAAAGAGATGGAAAAGCATAA
- a CDS encoding alpha/beta hydrolase, whose protein sequence is MENQVHPELTTFLSAMQELNLTRENIAESRSVMNEALGSEEVKMENVTTTERFITSPNGAPDVRIRIYEPTEKYGTLPAILYIHGGGFIIGSIEMFDASCQMLVSQLDCVVVSVGYRLAPEHPYPAGVEDCYTALEWVAANADELGIDVTRLAVHGASAGGGLTAAVSLLARDRKGPKIAFQMPLYPMIDNRCILPSNDEITDARVWNGPQNHLAWEMYLGPNYAVDAPIYAAPLHAEDYSNLPPTYTFIGDLDPFRDETIEYIARLTKAGVPTEFHLYPGCFHGFEHMVPQAEISQRAIENYMHAFKKAFEKAASPTT, encoded by the coding sequence TTGGAAAATCAAGTACATCCTGAGTTAACAACGTTCTTATCAGCTATGCAGGAACTAAATTTAACAAGAGAGAATATTGCTGAATCACGTAGTGTCATGAATGAAGCGCTTGGCAGCGAAGAAGTAAAAATGGAAAACGTTACAACGACAGAACGCTTTATTACTAGTCCTAACGGGGCACCAGATGTACGTATTCGAATTTACGAACCAACTGAAAAATACGGAACTTTGCCTGCTATTTTGTATATCCATGGTGGCGGTTTTATCATTGGGTCTATTGAAATGTTTGATGCAAGTTGTCAGATGCTTGTTTCACAATTAGATTGTGTGGTCGTTTCCGTTGGCTATCGCTTAGCGCCAGAGCACCCTTACCCTGCTGGTGTAGAAGATTGCTATACAGCACTCGAATGGGTAGCGGCAAATGCAGATGAATTAGGCATTGATGTAACACGTCTTGCTGTCCATGGTGCAAGCGCGGGAGGCGGATTAACTGCTGCTGTTTCACTCTTGGCTCGGGATCGAAAAGGACCTAAAATTGCTTTCCAAATGCCACTATATCCAATGATTGATAATCGTTGTATTTTACCTTCAAATGACGAAATTACAGATGCTCGAGTATGGAACGGTCCACAAAATCACCTTGCATGGGAAATGTATTTAGGCCCAAATTATGCTGTGGATGCGCCTATTTATGCGGCTCCTCTCCATGCAGAGGATTATAGCAATCTTCCTCCTACGTATACATTTATAGGAGATTTAGATCCATTCCGAGATGAAACAATCGAATATATTGCGAGACTGACAAAGGCGGGTGTACCGACAGAATTCCATCTATATCCAGGTTGCTTCCATGGCTTTGAACACATGGTCCCTCAAGCAGAAATCAGTCAACGTGCAATTGAAAATTATATGCATGCCTTTAAAAAAGCTTTTGAAAAAGCGGCTTCACCTACTACTTAA
- a CDS encoding DUF7683 domain-containing protein has protein sequence MHRDIDYQWRITKYNPAYRNAEGHYLRDEWTSASEIGKSFLGEILTLDDYLQVEKAYVDTVMKFLEVYQIENVRLIHLETYGLSNVDKTSPLYDPSFDTFPLAEDMLVTIDEIPIVCKMALRDYIYCQLITEDFFVQFGDDYYLFIGANSIQQEAIQFASEQRLFVEQMISPYYLSEKNVIREVAWSFPGETIIEDSEILKDMSLEELQTIFQLSSIHPVTGSYKITEDNAKFFQKKIKHKMDFNKYEYYLLAGS, from the coding sequence GTGCATAGAGATATCGACTATCAATGGCGGATTACAAAATACAATCCTGCTTATCGAAATGCAGAAGGACATTATTTGAGGGATGAGTGGACAAGTGCTTCAGAAATTGGAAAATCTTTTCTTGGAGAAATATTAACGTTAGACGACTATTTACAGGTCGAGAAAGCATATGTCGATACGGTGATGAAATTTCTTGAGGTTTATCAAATTGAGAACGTACGACTGATTCATCTTGAGACGTATGGTTTGAGTAACGTTGATAAAACTTCGCCTTTATATGACCCATCGTTTGATACATTTCCATTGGCAGAAGATATGCTAGTAACGATTGATGAAATTCCTATTGTCTGTAAAATGGCGCTGAGAGATTATATTTATTGTCAACTGATTACCGAGGATTTCTTTGTCCAGTTCGGTGATGACTATTATCTATTTATTGGTGCTAATAGCATACAACAGGAAGCGATACAATTTGCGAGCGAGCAGAGACTTTTTGTAGAACAAATGATATCGCCGTATTATCTTTCTGAAAAAAATGTTATTCGAGAAGTGGCATGGAGCTTTCCTGGAGAAACAATAATAGAAGATAGTGAAATATTGAAAGATATGTCTTTAGAGGAGTTACAAACTATTTTTCAACTCTCTTCTATTCATCCAGTCACAGGCTCTTACAAAATTACAGAGGATAATGCGAAGTTTTTCCAAAAGAAAATCAAGCATAAAATGGACTTTAATAAGTATGAATACTATTTATTAGCTGGGAGTTAA
- a CDS encoding RrF2 family transcriptional regulator — MTMQLLIQSGDLGPKWFHVALRAIVLMAESNELLKSNYIAETLGEDATFVRKILAKLAERDYVQAHSGRYGGYCLNKTPAQITMQDIYSVLGNDNEIPYWSVPSTGSERFISMIIAKAEKTFQSVLADYTIQDILDNRSK; from the coding sequence ATGACAATGCAGCTCCTTATCCAATCGGGTGATCTTGGCCCGAAATGGTTTCATGTAGCATTGCGAGCAATCGTCCTAATGGCGGAATCGAATGAACTACTAAAAAGTAATTATATTGCGGAGACGCTAGGGGAGGATGCGACCTTCGTCAGGAAAATTCTTGCGAAGCTCGCAGAACGGGACTATGTACAGGCACATAGTGGTCGCTACGGTGGCTATTGTCTAAATAAAACACCAGCGCAAATTACAATGCAAGATATATATAGTGTGCTAGGAAATGACAATGAAATACCCTATTGGTCAGTGCCATCTACTGGTTCAGAACGTTTTATCTCGATGATTATTGCGAAAGCAGAAAAAACGTTTCAATCTGTGCTGGCAGATTATACGATTCAGGATATTTTGGATAATAGAAGTAAATAG
- a CDS encoding ABC-F family ATP-binding cassette domain-containing protein, with translation MSHLIVQNLTKTVGDKTLFQNIEFTIYEGERAGLIGINGTGKSTLLSILAGQIEADAIEIDRPNKYRVAYLPQEPTFNSGETVLQAVFAGDSPVLQLNRQYEEIVAALALNPTSESLQKTLFSLQQRMDEEQAWDVNALAKTALTKLGIEMFDKEVLTLSGGQQKRVALAKVLIEPADLYLLDEPTNHLDVQSTEWLQEMVLRLKGAVIFITHDRYFLDELSTHIYEIADQTLYRHTGNYGDFLEARAIREEMAAASAQKDRNRYRSELKWIRRGAKARSTKQKARIQRFEQLEDNLERKSDDVSLELGLATTRLGRKVLEAENISKAFGSQKIVEHFTFLLQQGDRIGIIGANGVGKSTLLNMLAGELSPDKGEIHVGSTVKLAHFKQTLPKMNENERMIEYIREASNDITDAEGVRYSAAQMLERFLFPLHAHGTPIGKLSGGERKRLHLLKLLMEQPNVLLLDEPTNDLDIETLGVLEDFIEHFPGVVITISHDRFFLDRIAKKLWVLDGQGHVDESLDIYSDYLQKREQETSVKVEAPKADKQKVEKPKSDKKKLSFKEQKEWETIADDIEKTETSIMETEEGIANAGADFTKLQELTAKLDELNAHYEHLIERWSYLDEIVNG, from the coding sequence ATGAGTCATTTAATCGTACAAAATTTAACGAAGACAGTGGGCGATAAAACGCTCTTTCAAAATATTGAATTTACAATATACGAAGGGGAACGTGCGGGTCTAATTGGCATAAACGGAACAGGGAAATCAACATTGCTATCAATTTTAGCCGGTCAAATCGAAGCGGATGCAATAGAGATTGATCGCCCAAATAAATATCGTGTTGCTTATTTACCGCAAGAACCTACATTTAATAGTGGCGAAACGGTACTACAGGCAGTGTTTGCCGGTGATTCTCCCGTTTTACAACTTAACCGTCAATATGAAGAAATTGTTGCAGCGCTCGCGTTAAATCCAACCTCAGAAAGCTTACAAAAAACATTGTTTAGCTTACAGCAGCGCATGGACGAGGAGCAAGCTTGGGACGTCAATGCACTTGCTAAAACTGCGCTGACAAAGCTAGGCATTGAAATGTTCGATAAGGAAGTGTTAACCCTTTCTGGTGGCCAACAAAAACGTGTCGCTTTAGCGAAAGTATTAATTGAACCAGCAGACCTTTATTTATTAGATGAGCCGACCAACCATTTAGATGTTCAGTCAACAGAATGGCTACAGGAAATGGTGTTACGCTTAAAGGGAGCTGTTATTTTCATTACCCATGATCGTTATTTCTTAGATGAATTGTCAACGCATATTTACGAAATAGCAGACCAAACGCTATATCGACATACAGGGAATTATGGAGACTTTTTAGAGGCTCGTGCAATTCGCGAGGAAATGGCTGCTGCATCAGCCCAAAAAGATCGCAATCGTTATCGTTCAGAGTTAAAATGGATTCGCCGTGGTGCGAAGGCACGCTCAACAAAGCAAAAGGCACGTATTCAGCGCTTCGAACAGCTAGAAGATAACTTAGAGCGCAAGTCAGATGATGTTTCACTTGAACTGGGCTTAGCAACAACGCGACTTGGACGAAAAGTATTAGAGGCTGAAAATATATCAAAGGCTTTCGGTTCGCAAAAAATAGTAGAGCATTTTACGTTTTTACTGCAACAGGGCGATCGAATCGGGATAATTGGTGCCAATGGCGTTGGGAAGTCAACTTTACTCAACATGCTTGCTGGTGAACTGTCGCCAGACAAAGGCGAAATTCATGTCGGTTCTACTGTGAAACTTGCACATTTTAAACAAACGTTACCGAAGATGAATGAAAATGAGCGCATGATTGAATATATTCGTGAAGCGTCAAATGATATTACAGATGCAGAAGGTGTACGCTATTCTGCTGCGCAAATGTTGGAGCGTTTTTTATTTCCGCTACATGCACACGGTACGCCGATTGGTAAGTTATCCGGTGGGGAACGCAAGCGTCTGCACTTATTAAAACTATTAATGGAGCAACCGAATGTGCTATTGCTGGATGAGCCAACCAATGACTTAGATATTGAAACACTTGGGGTATTAGAGGACTTTATCGAACATTTCCCAGGTGTCGTTATTACTATTTCTCACGATCGCTTCTTCCTTGATCGTATTGCCAAAAAACTATGGGTTTTAGACGGACAAGGCCATGTAGATGAGTCACTTGATATTTATAGTGATTATTTACAGAAGCGGGAGCAGGAAACGTCTGTGAAGGTGGAAGCACCGAAAGCTGACAAGCAGAAGGTCGAGAAGCCGAAATCAGATAAGAAAAAACTATCATTTAAAGAACAAAAAGAATGGGAAACCATTGCAGATGATATAGAAAAAACAGAGACTTCAATTATGGAAACTGAAGAAGGTATTGCAAACGCAGGCGCTGATTTTACTAAACTACAAGAGTTAACAGCTAAATTAGATGAGTTGAATGCCCATTATGAGCATCTGATCGAAAGATGGTCATACTTAGATGAAATCGTAAACGGATAA
- a CDS encoding SAR2788 family putative toxin, whose protein sequence is MKKSLIYSVVFMLFISYALPSYAQTNNEPLEQSTHKVNDDITIYEKVYMNEAVITATLENEELFAKSELIIDLDTNEIVLQNLLDDKTNNIVENQYDVYFLTIEGEDFRAFFIDKETGEEIYINSEKVQASVAPLVVVLATVARYSIARAIAKHGAARVTQALASNAARTKLPTDGLAKQVANELGYRKTNYYSDGVAVFERAARDAVKGPRYIARDRTSHGGGVWKGANKIEDLGSQNRRSGTYDAVLKRIRD, encoded by the coding sequence ATGAAAAAATCACTTATTTATAGTGTAGTGTTTATGTTGTTTATTTCATATGCTTTGCCTTCTTATGCCCAAACAAATAATGAACCTTTAGAGCAGTCTACACATAAAGTTAACGATGATATTACGATTTATGAAAAAGTATATATGAATGAAGCTGTGATAACAGCAACTTTAGAAAATGAAGAATTATTTGCAAAAAGTGAGTTAATTATCGATTTAGATACTAACGAGATTGTGCTTCAAAATTTATTAGATGATAAAACAAATAATATAGTTGAAAATCAATATGACGTTTATTTTCTTACAATTGAAGGGGAAGACTTTAGAGCTTTTTTCATAGATAAAGAAACAGGAGAAGAAATCTATATTAACTCTGAAAAAGTTCAAGCTTCTGTCGCTCCACTTGTAGTTGTGTTGGCTACTGTCGCTAGGTATTCTATTGCTAGAGCTATTGCAAAGCATGGTGCAGCTAGAGTTACACAAGCATTAGCAAGTAACGCAGCAAGAACAAAATTGCCCACAGATGGATTAGCAAAACAAGTGGCAAATGAATTAGGTTACAGGAAAACAAATTATTACTCTGATGGCGTAGCGGTATTTGAAAGGGCAGCAAGAGATGCGGTGAAAGGACCTAGGTATATAGCGCGTGATCGCACTAGCCACGGTGGTGGCGTTTGGAAAGGTGCTAATAAGATTGAAGACTTAGGTAGTCAAAATCGTCGATCAGGTACTTATGATGCAGTTCTGAAAAGAATTCGTGATTAG
- a CDS encoding DUF5626 family protein, with protein MMKKVILFLFFLIVMPIVLKSDFISINESKGSNVSWQLENQERKSAISIVKDFDSNSEIPLGSLINLKGEGTYKIITSLPGQWKVTYYVRIDNSFNITNVNRLSIELYKGSIKRYSFTHTKTQATCVFERKIGLLSFETTVNVKVSGKQLIIE; from the coding sequence ATGATGAAAAAAGTGATTTTATTTTTATTTTTCCTTATCGTTATGCCTATAGTACTTAAAAGTGATTTCATTTCTATTAATGAATCAAAAGGTAGTAATGTTTCATGGCAACTGGAAAATCAGGAAAGAAAATCTGCTATAAGTATTGTAAAAGATTTTGACTCTAATAGTGAAATACCATTGGGTTCATTGATTAATTTAAAGGGGGAAGGAACATATAAAATAATAACCTCTCTACCGGGGCAATGGAAAGTAACCTACTATGTAAGAATTGATAATAGTTTCAATATTACTAATGTAAATCGATTATCAATAGAACTTTATAAAGGAAGTATTAAAAGATATTCATTTACACATACAAAAACTCAAGCGACGTGTGTATTTGAAAGAAAAATAGGTTTATTAAGCTTTGAAACGACCGTAAATGTTAAAGTTTCAGGGAAGCAGTTAATTATTGAATAA
- a CDS encoding helix-turn-helix domain-containing protein produces the protein MKTELKDRLRELRKARGYSQQDIARELNISRQAISKWENGKSYPDLDNLILLSTFYDVPLDHFFCSEIRKNQEKSKKNYILFIGILAGYFMSPLGVIILLFIFFYTKKADNYLYRLLIYIFLLIALVRNLNDLYDLWIFNSPQNRIYEIEKIIEK, from the coding sequence ATGAAAACAGAATTAAAGGATCGCTTAAGAGAATTGAGGAAAGCAAGAGGTTATTCTCAGCAGGATATAGCGCGTGAATTAAATATATCTAGACAAGCTATTTCAAAATGGGAGAATGGGAAGAGCTACCCTGATTTGGATAATTTAATATTGCTAAGTACGTTCTATGATGTGCCTCTAGATCACTTTTTTTGTAGCGAAATTAGAAAAAACCAAGAAAAAAGCAAAAAAAATTATATTTTATTTATTGGTATTTTAGCAGGTTATTTTATGTCACCTTTAGGTGTAATTATCTTACTCTTCATCTTTTTTTATACAAAAAAAGCAGACAATTATCTTTATCGTCTGCTAATTTATATATTTTTATTAATTGCATTAGTTAGGAATTTAAATGATTTATATGATTTATGGATATTTAATTCACCACAAAATCGTATTTATGAAATTGAGAAAATCATTGAAAAATAA